The DNA window ATAATCGCGCTCGAACATGATCGTGTGGTTGGCCGTGCCCTTATGGGCGCTGTGCGTGCCGCGCGGGGAGACGGTAAATCCCAGGCGCCGGTAGGTGTCCGACGCCGCGTCGAGATCGCGGACGAGCGCGAAGCAATGGTCGATGCCGGCGATGTGCTGGCGCATGAACGCATTTCTCCCCTGAAACATCCGCCGCGTGGTTACGCCGCGAAGACGGCGAGCGTCCGGGCATTGTGTGGACCAGATAGTGCAGCGTCGTGGTGAGGTGTCTCGCTCCTCCCGTTCAACACAGGTGCGGATAGCCGAGGTCGATCGCGTGTTGTTCCAACCTGAGGATCGAGCGGTAGGCGGTTTCCGGCACGAGCTCGAAGCCGTCGAGCAGGAGATCGTCTCTGAGTGCCGCATGGGCGGGCGCCGACGCGACGTCGAAGAGGGCTGATCGCAACAGCTCGATCGTCTCGTCGTCGGTCTCGGCCGACGTGATCAAGGGCAGGCCTGGCGTGGCCTCGGTCCAGCCGAGCACGCGCACCTGCGCGGTGAGCTCCGGCTCGCTTCGGCGTAGCTGGGCCAACGTGACGACGTCGATCGCCGCCAGATCGGCCTTGCCGCGGGCGACCATTGCCAGGCTCGCCCGATGGGATCCGGTCCAGGTCACGCTCTGGAAGAAGGGCCTGCCGTTTGCCAGATCGGCGACCGTTGCGCGCAGCAGGTTCATGCCCGTGTTGGAATGCCGCTGATTGGCCGCGCAGCGACAACCCAGCAGCCCCGCGAGATCGCTGGTGTCGTCGTCGGCGTGGACGATGAGGGCGCTGCCATGGCGGGGCCCATCGCAGCCAAACGCCCGATAGCGTGGCGTCGCCACCAGGCGGACTCGTCCGAGCAGCGACGTCATCAGCGGATAGCCGCAGGTTTGCGCCAGCAGGAGACCGCGATCCTGCCAAAGCCGGTCGAGCGGCAAGCTGCGATCGAGCCTCGCCGGCACGTCACGCAACCCGGCCGCCTCGAGCTTGCCCGCGACGGCTTGCCACATGACATCGTTTGCGGCTGCAAGATGGCCGAAATCATACATGGGCAAGCCCGCCACGCGTCCGCTCATGGTAGCACCTCGAAGCCCGGATGCTCGGCCGGTCCGATCGGTCTCAGAAGATGGCGCGCGAATATCTCGGCGTAGCCGCGCTCGTACAGCATGCCGGGGGCGAGGCCGATTTGGCCACGAAGTCGGCGCCAGGTGTCGGGAATTCGGTACCAGGGCAGGCTCGGCTGCTGGTGATGCACGACATGCAGATTGTTGTTCAGGAACAGGAGGCTCCAGAACCATCCG is part of the Aliidongia dinghuensis genome and encodes:
- a CDS encoding phosphate/phosphite/phosphonate ABC transporter substrate-binding protein gives rise to the protein MSGRVAGLPMYDFGHLAAANDVMWQAVAGKLEAAGLRDVPARLDRSLPLDRLWQDRGLLLAQTCGYPLMTSLLGRVRLVATPRYRAFGCDGPRHGSALIVHADDDTSDLAGLLGCRCAANQRHSNTGMNLLRATVADLANGRPFFQSVTWTGSHRASLAMVARGKADLAAIDVVTLAQLRRSEPELTAQVRVLGWTEATPGLPLITSAETDDETIELLRSALFDVASAPAHAALRDDLLLDGFELVPETAYRSILRLEQHAIDLGYPHLC